From Chryseobacterium sp. H1D6B, a single genomic window includes:
- a CDS encoding MarR family transcriptional regulator, which translates to MNFELIKDVVDLLEKFNSENINVRYPSTIEGFKKWISDQESEYSHSIAEEIYWEGKENGRTPESVIATSLVHLNRYAKTYSKAAIADSDFATQEDFIYLINLKALGAMTKMELIKKNIHDKPVGILIINRLIKQNWVEQTDSTTDKRTKVIKITEKGLHALEAQMVKIRRATHIVAGNLNYTEKMELIHILNKLDHFHSPIFSRNIETRDLIETVYSEYSFEKN; encoded by the coding sequence ATGAATTTCGAGTTAATAAAAGATGTCGTAGATCTTCTGGAAAAATTTAATTCAGAAAATATAAATGTAAGATATCCTTCTACGATTGAAGGGTTTAAAAAATGGATTTCTGATCAGGAGTCTGAGTATTCTCATTCTATAGCAGAAGAGATATATTGGGAAGGAAAAGAAAACGGAAGAACACCTGAAAGTGTAATTGCTACCTCATTAGTACATCTCAACAGGTATGCAAAAACCTATTCTAAGGCGGCGATCGCAGATTCTGATTTTGCCACTCAGGAAGATTTTATTTATCTGATCAACTTAAAGGCCTTGGGAGCGATGACGAAAATGGAGCTCATCAAAAAAAATATCCATGACAAACCTGTCGGCATTTTAATTATCAACAGACTGATCAAACAAAACTGGGTGGAACAGACAGATTCTACCACAGATAAAAGAACTAAGGTGATAAAAATAACAGAAAAAGGACTGCACGCCCTGGAAGCACAAATGGTTAAAATACGCCGTGCCACCCATATCGTTGCGGGTAATCTTAATTATACTGAGAAAATGGAATTAATACATATTCTGAATAAACTAGACCATTTCCATTCTCCTATTTTTTCTAGAAATATTGAAACCAGAGATCTGATAGAAACAGTTTACAGCGAATATTCATTTGAAAAAAACTAA
- a CDS encoding aldo/keto reductase produces the protein MEKRIIKNTDLLIAPINFGGNVFGWTLDEKQSFDILDQFTEAGFNFIDTADTYSWWVNGSGGQSEEIIGKWMKERGNRKDLVIATKVGSETKEHGYDISKKHILKSVDESLSRLQTDHIDIYYTHFDDNKTPVEETLEAYDEIIKAGKVRYIAASNLSPERLTASFEASEKYNLPKYVALQPHYNLLEREKFENDYSKLVEKYDLSVFTYWSLAAGFLTGKYRSEDDLSKSARGEGVRKYLNEKGERVLKALDQISEKYQTNQASVALAWLLANPLVTAPIVSATSQPQLNTLFKAVELKLNTEDISLLNKAGE, from the coding sequence ATGGAAAAAAGAATCATAAAAAATACGGATCTGTTAATTGCACCTATCAACTTTGGAGGGAATGTTTTTGGCTGGACATTAGATGAAAAACAGTCTTTTGATATATTGGACCAGTTTACGGAAGCCGGCTTTAATTTTATTGATACTGCTGATACCTATTCATGGTGGGTAAACGGCAGCGGAGGACAGTCTGAAGAGATCATTGGAAAATGGATGAAGGAGCGCGGTAACAGAAAGGATTTAGTTATTGCAACTAAAGTAGGATCCGAAACTAAAGAACACGGCTACGACATCAGTAAAAAACATATTCTAAAATCTGTCGATGAATCATTAAGCAGGCTTCAGACCGATCATATTGATATTTATTACACTCATTTTGATGACAATAAAACACCTGTAGAAGAGACACTTGAAGCTTATGATGAAATTATCAAAGCAGGAAAAGTGCGCTATATTGCAGCTTCCAATCTATCTCCCGAAAGGCTTACAGCATCATTTGAAGCTTCTGAAAAATATAATCTCCCAAAATATGTTGCACTCCAGCCTCATTATAATTTATTGGAAAGAGAGAAGTTTGAAAATGACTATTCTAAATTAGTCGAGAAATATGACCTGAGTGTTTTCACCTACTGGTCGCTGGCGGCAGGTTTTCTAACAGGAAAATACCGCAGTGAGGATGACTTATCGAAAAGCGCAAGGGGAGAGGGAGTCCGCAAATATCTTAATGAAAAAGGAGAGCGGGTACTGAAAGCTTTGGATCAGATCAGTGAAAAGTACCAGACCAATCAGGCTTCTGTGGCTTTGGCCTGGCTTCTAGCTAATCCTTTAGTTACAGCTCCGATTGTAAGTGCTACAAGCCAGCCGCAGCTCAATACATTATTTAAAGCTGTAGAATTAAAATTAAATACTGAAGATATCAGTCTTTTAAATAAAGCAGGCGAATGA
- a CDS encoding phosphatase PAP2 family protein, with product MKFIHFRQTHKKLLFYSLFAVLLASFILLSGFVLLKSPEYLDLHISKEIQEKHSENLNTLMIGISWFGRTPISIVMVILTSLFFLSFRLKKEALFIAATLLSGILGLLFKIVINRPRPSKDLVILLEETKYQSFPSGHVLFYTVFFGSLIIIILHLKNIKFSLKIFLAAVCFSMIFLGAVSRVYLGAHWFTDVLGGFILGIICLLIMGYFYLKNNREASEDILLK from the coding sequence ATGAAATTTATACATTTTCGGCAGACACACAAAAAACTTTTATTTTATTCTCTGTTTGCAGTTCTTTTGGCTTCATTTATACTGCTGAGCGGTTTTGTACTGCTTAAATCCCCTGAATATTTAGATCTCCATATTTCCAAAGAGATACAGGAGAAACACAGTGAAAATCTAAATACATTAATGATAGGGATCAGCTGGTTTGGCAGGACTCCTATATCTATAGTCATGGTCATTTTAACTTCACTTTTTTTCTTGTCTTTCCGCTTAAAAAAGGAAGCATTATTTATTGCAGCAACTCTTTTATCAGGAATTTTAGGATTGCTCTTTAAAATAGTAATCAACAGGCCGCGTCCTTCAAAAGATCTTGTTATTCTTTTGGAAGAAACAAAATACCAGAGTTTTCCAAGCGGTCATGTATTATTTTATACTGTATTTTTCGGCTCATTAATTATTATCATTCTTCACTTAAAAAACATCAAATTCAGTCTCAAGATATTTCTTGCTGCAGTCTGTTTTTCTATGATATTTTTGGGAGCAGTTTCCCGTGTCTATTTAGGTGCCCACTGGTTTACCGACGTCTTAGGCGGTTTTATTTTAGGAATTATCTGTTTATTAATTATGGGATATTTCTATCTTAAAAACAACAGAGAAGCATCTGAAGATATTCTCTTGAAATAA
- a CDS encoding aldo/keto reductase, which produces MKTDILTEKHRLGLGGVAIGTAFENVTDEEAAITLQKAWDLGIRYYDTSPWYGLTKSERRFGSFLQHQDRDDFIFSTKAGRLFTEVPASQVPPTMWKKPLHYDFKHDYTADAIKRSIDESLQRTGLDRIDIVYIHDLSEDQVGDRYPYFLEQAKKGAFKVLSELRSQGVIKAWGMGVNKIEPILDCIEAADPDICLSATQYSILEHEDAVDRLLPAVRKAGVKLVSGAGYNSGFTAGRNRYNYKDVIPKGMKEKRDKIEQIAKKHGTNIVHAALHFVLNADEFASIIPGTAKTSQIEDNVKAVHEKIPVDFWNELKHEGLIYEKAQIPQS; this is translated from the coding sequence ATGAAAACAGACATTTTAACAGAAAAACACAGATTAGGGCTAGGAGGAGTAGCCATAGGAACAGCTTTTGAAAATGTAACTGATGAAGAAGCCGCTATCACTCTGCAGAAAGCCTGGGATCTAGGAATAAGATATTATGATACTTCGCCCTGGTACGGGCTTACAAAAAGTGAAAGAAGATTTGGAAGTTTCCTGCAGCATCAAGACAGAGATGATTTTATATTTTCTACAAAAGCAGGAAGACTGTTCACAGAGGTTCCGGCATCTCAAGTTCCGCCCACCATGTGGAAAAAACCGTTACACTATGATTTCAAACATGATTACACTGCAGATGCCATAAAAAGATCCATCGATGAAAGTTTACAAAGAACAGGACTGGACCGCATTGATATTGTTTATATTCATGACCTTTCAGAAGATCAGGTAGGAGACCGGTATCCGTATTTTCTAGAGCAGGCAAAAAAGGGAGCTTTCAAAGTTCTTTCAGAGCTGCGCAGCCAAGGAGTTATCAAAGCATGGGGAATGGGAGTGAATAAAATTGAACCTATATTAGACTGTATTGAAGCTGCTGATCCTGATATATGCCTTTCTGCCACACAATATTCGATCTTAGAACATGAAGATGCTGTCGACAGACTGCTTCCCGCAGTGAGAAAAGCCGGTGTAAAACTTGTTTCAGGCGCTGGTTATAATTCTGGATTTACAGCCGGCAGAAACCGGTATAATTATAAAGATGTTATTCCTAAAGGGATGAAAGAAAAACGGGATAAGATAGAACAAATTGCAAAAAAACATGGTACCAATATCGTACATGCCGCTCTTCATTTTGTTTTAAATGCAGATGAATTTGCTTCTATTATTCCGGGTACAGCTAAAACCAGCCAGATTGAGGATAATGTAAAGGCTGTTCATGAAAAAATTCCTGTTGATTTCTGGAACGAATTAAAACATGAAGGATTAATCTACGAAAAAGCCCAGATTCCTCAATCCTAA